Sequence from the Magallana gigas chromosome 4, xbMagGiga1.1, whole genome shotgun sequence genome:
ATTTCTAAAGCTGCTGTAATTTGTATGTCCAATAAAGTAATATATTTCTAatgttataaatgtatattccaGTGAGTGGAGGTCAACAGAATTCATATAAATATGATGTCTCTCTGGAGTTAGTAATGGAGTGTAAATTGTATAAGCCTGTTCCTGGGTCAATGACCTACAACCAGGGGTCAATCTCAGTGGGACAGTATATATCAGCTACACCTGCATAACTGGTTACCATGGAAACTGATAGACTGATACCCACATAACAACCTTGTACCTCCAAGGTCGTACAGAGAGTAGGACCAAGTCTTGCCAATTATCAACATCTTACAGAAACGCCAGACAAGGAATAGTAATTGGACACCTTTGTCTACAGCAGTTTCACCTTTACATTCTGACTAACACAACTCAATCAAATCAGAAGACACTCCTGACAATTATTACAGAACCTGGTATCTACCCATGAGCTGAAGTCTGTATTAACTTAAAAGTGATAATTTAATATTAACTTAAAagtgatataatttaatattaaatttaaagtgATAATTTGATGGAAAAATATTAATCTTCTTCAAGATTTTCTAAAATGATAGAATGAATAGATCACATTTTTAtgctattaaaaaaatgttccttttCAACAGAAAAAGAAAGACATGTTATTCTGTTTCCCTTTAATTCTTGGATCCCCCCCTCTAATATCAAATCCTTAGGAGTATCTTTGACAGTCACCTTCATGTATAAAATGTTGTGTGTTTCAtcaaacatttcatgtcattccTCAGTCAATCAGATAATGCAGTCATTAACAGCCTGTAAACCATTCATCTCTGTGATAAACCGTTCATCTGAATGCTCCACTCAAAATCAGGATAAAGGCTCTTATTTTCCCTAACAGTCGGTGATATAGAACATGTGGAAAGTTGCCTGTTTACTTGGTAATATGAGGAACCAATTTGAAGGTAAACAGAAGTCAAATTTCAtctcaaaaaacaattttttgtagtttttctttttttgatgcAGTGGCAGTTTCAATGTCTTGCAAggaatttttttcaatcaaaaattgcACAAAAACCATCCTgggaaaatatgaaatatttcaaaacatcaTCACGCTATGAAAAGCATAAGATGTTTTTGAAACAAGACTTAACATGTATAGGAGGACAATAGAAGGACATAAATAACAACATCACCACAGAGTACCTACCAAATCACCGGAGGCCATTTTTTCAGCGAATCTGTCGTTGGCTTCTGCAACGTTTTGATATGTGGGGTTACAGGTCTGAAAGTGGGCTTCCACCACGCTCTCCGTCACCTGCTCTATCAGCGCGCGGCGGACATCCGTCGGACCCTGCCGCACCTCCTCTAGTAATTTTGTGGCGTCTGTCTCCACGATTTCCTCTTCGTCGATATCCAAGCATAACTCTTTTCCCGCACTACTAGAACTACCAGTGCAACTGTTCTGGTCGGAAATATTGCAGTCCGGATTCATTCTCCCCATGGACATAACGTCCGTCACACTTGGACTGTCCGGCTCCAGTTTACATGTGGCCTCGGGGGGAGAGAAGCTACTCTCAAACAGGAGAGTGGAAGGGTCCATgaacattttttcattcatttgattCAACACTTTGAGGTCCATCTGAGCCAGCAGGTCCGTGCTGCTATCTAGGCTGCTGCAGTTGGAGAAGTTGCTCCCGGGCTCCGACTTGATGTTCATGGTCAGGTTGTCGATCTCCTCCAGCATCATGTCTCCCGTCGACACCGCCATTGGCTGATTCCCGTTGAATTTCTCGCCCAGGTTGTCGTTGGTGATCGGGGACTGACTCTTACTGCTGACCGGACTACTGAAGCTGGAGTACCCGGAGTCGTGGCCGTTCACGTTACCGTTAACCTCTCCAGTACTCATCTGCGTAGTCATCTGGTGAGGTGGCCCGTGTTGCTGGGGTCGCTGTTGCTGAGGTGGCTGCTGGCCGTTGCTAGGGTTACGCTGGTGTTCCCTGAAGCTGACCTGGGCCGCCTGAAGGAAGGCCTGCATTAGCTCCGCCTTGAACGTGCCGTTCTGCTGTAACACCTTCTGTAGATCCGCCATGCGCATCCTCTGTAATTCCTGTGGGGAGGTGGGGTAGGGGGCAATGGGTAGATTTCCTCCATGGCCCCTCGCATCACTGGACGGGTCTTTTAACCTCTTTGGCCTTCTACCCAGTCTGGATgctaaaaaagaaattcaatttttatattaaaaatgtgaatCTGTTAAAATAGCATGTTTATTCTTTGATCTTTATAGTTATAAGCAACTTTTAAAAGAGGGATGAATTCTGAAAGTTCTGCATGTTAAAGTGTTCTAGATTGTGACCCCGTGGACAGCTGTAGGTGTCAATGTACTATTAACAGTAGTCTCAGTTCAATGCACAGCCGGTCACCTGAGTCATCTATACATACACGTACACCTCAGAACAAGTCGGAACAGTTACCTGGATTCAACTACGTGAGGATCAGGGCCCCAGTACGGTCCATAAATCATCTACATCAAAGTCACCCTATTAAACCCCTGCATGCTGATTCATATTGCTGTTTGATACATACTGGATGTAACTGTTATATAGAAGAACTAGTAGGTATAGATCTGACTGTCTTATCTTTGTTACCATTCAGATTAAGTATACAAAAATATGTATCCACTCATTTAAAGAGGCTGGGTGCACATGGTCAGCAAGATAACCAACttttacatttgatatttttggccttaaattattatttagtaaagaaaaaaaaatcctagcacttaagttttttaaatttgaatattttccaatatttttataaagagcTGTTCATCTAAAGGAGGTTCATAAAGGCTTAACAATGGTCAAAATCATCCCGCCTTTTGAAGTCAGGACTTGATGCTTTGATGCAAGGGTTTGTAGGTGACCGTTTGACCAGTTGGACATGGGATAATGAAGGACAGTAACATGGCACAGTCAGATCCCTGTAGTCATGGTAATGATATACAGGGGAAAAATGCTAATTAATGAGTTCTCTTCAGATATATCACATTTTCTAAATGGACCACATCAGACACGTCTATTGAAAGCCTCGTCATAAAAAAGGACAAGTCATGTCCAAAGACCTTGTTAAATCCAAGCCAGTGCCAAGTAAAGCCCTGTTTGTGCCGAGGTCACgctggtgggggggggggggggggggggtgatctATATGTACTGCTCCCTTACATAAGGACAAACAGCCTGCCCCCTGGAGGCATGTTTACTGACAGATATATACGGGTACAACAGCCATGAAGCCCACGTGATGCAATGAGAAATACCACCACTGCCGAGTGAGATTGGTAATGTTCCTAACACAGCCCCTCCAGCAAGTTTCTGTTACTGTAATGACTTATTAAACAGTTTCACATTTCACCAACTCAATTCTTCAAGCTGTCCTGAATtctaatatttgtatttttctcGGTTAATAGACGGAATAGAATTCTGATGGCCACAAGGAAAAGTAATGTACCAAACTATAAATATACCCATCATCTTTACTAACTGATCAGCTGTAACAGAAAGCCTGAGTAAGGTACAGAGAATGGTGTAAACAGAACGATACAACATTAATTAACATCCCCCACATCTCTGTAATTATcaggaaaaatgttttattttgatacttTCATTACCTTGATCTCCTGtttattgcaaaattaaaattctcaGCAACATTTTTGCGTATTGATACTGTAGCTATATTCAACATCAATATCAACACTGACATCGACATAATTGATATCAGCAATAATAGCAATGATAATGACATCAACAATTATGTCATACACAACTTCAACGACTTCAACAAGAAAATCAAAAATGATATAACCTACAATGAAGTCAATATCAACAGAATTGATATCAGTCCCCAATATCAACAAAATTGATATCAGTCccaaatatcaacaaaattgaTATCAGTCCTCAATATCAACAAAATCGATATCAGTCCCCAATATCAACAAAATCGATATCAGTCCccaatatcaacaaaaattgatatcaatatcaacaaaatttatatgaatatcAACATTGATATCCctcaaaaacaattatatcaacaaaaatatcaagaacGTTATAACCTACAATGATATCAATATCAGCAAAATTGATATCAGTTTCAACAATGATATCATCAAAAACAAAGATATCAACAACATTAACAAATAATATAACCAAAACCAACAGCTGAAACAACTGACATCTGCCCCTATCCACACATCAGATTGGATTATATCAACAAGAATATCAACAATGTTATAACCTACAATGATATCAATATCAGCAAAATTGATATCAGTTTCAACAATGATATCATCAAAAACAAAGATATCAACAACattaacaaacaatataaacaaaaccAACAGCTGAAACAACTGACATCTGCCCCTATCCACACATCAGATTGGATTATATCAACAAGAATATCAACAATGTTATAACTTACAATGATATCAATATCAGCAAAATTGATATCAGTTTCAACAATGATATCATCAAAAACAAAGATATCAACAACattaacaaacaatataaacaaaaccAACAGCTGAAACAACTGACATCTGCCCCTATCCACACATCAGATTGGATTATATCAACAAGAATATCAACAATGTTATAACCTACAATGATATCAGCAATATCAGCAAAATTGATATCAGTTTCAACAATAATATCATCAAAAACAAAGATATCAACAACATcaacaaacaatataaacaaaaccAACAGCTCAAACAACTGACATCTGCCCCTATCCACACATCAGATTGGGTCTGGATTTCCATTACAGGTAACAGGCCgtggctgtaggggtaccaagGAAACAATCAGAATggatatcaaaaattaattatcaaacAGGAACACCCTAAATATTGACTTCGTTTCAGCTACATTTCTGCTAAGGGTCAAGGAATCAATGACTGCCGAGGGGTTCAGAAGGTTGATGACTTGATTCTATGTCTGTAAGTTTGCACAGTGTGTAAATGAACTCTTCATTGAAGCCTTCTACAAAGGTCTAGTGTTAATTAGCAACACGTGGAAGGCACTTCAATTATCTCCTACGGACATCTGATCCACAATCTCTCAAAGTTGCAATGCtccataaaaattattttgatcttAATCATCTTGTAAACAAGCAATATTTCAGAGTTCCAAGCTGTGTTATGCATTATTGGGCTGACAATCTTACTTAGGAAATCAAGATGGTTGTATTTATTCTATAACCTATCTCCCACGGAGagaaaaaacggaaaaatataaaaactaaaaaaaaggcAGCATTAATTACTGAAAGCAAATACTTATGgtcaaattatatgaaaaagaaCATCAAtagattttacatgtacataaatttattaaaaataagtcACTTGTCAACAATATTCATAAATCGCAAACACGTTCCaaaacaagaaatgtttacatggGAACCAATTTAGAATGAAATAGGCCTTCAATGAAAGTTTCCTTCTGATGTTTTAACTGTTTTGAATCCCATGATCTGTTTACTTATGACGTACAACAGTAATTATATATCCAAGCTCAGGTGACACCGATTCCAAATTCTTGCAGGGAGATAAAATTATTAACTGACTTTTATGCAAACACGGTGACACAGAGAAAACTGATTTAAATTTCTAATTGGTCGACCTCTCCATCTTACCGAACCATTTACAGGTGTTTTTTGTGTGTTATTATGCAGAGATACACTCACAATTTTACTGAGAgagtaatttaattttatggATCGTTCACTTTTAATCATTATTCATACAGTTTTAAgagatttaaagaaatttctacATGTAATGAATACATTCAATCTAAAGATAGGAATCTAAACTACAAATCATTGTTCCACCTGTTTTTCCCAGAAAAGGAAATGGAGATTTTTTCCCTGTCTGATTTCCATGAAATATACAGAACACACACTGTATTTATTATACAAAGAACACTATAATGGagatttggattttttttcaaccagaCATTGAaagataaactttaaaaaaaagatcttaTTACATTATGCATGTtcgttttcttttctttcatttttttgttaggAATATTACttccatgttaaaaaaaaaatttgatttaataataAGATGAGCATcttaaacatgtaatttaagTAAATCCAAGTCATCTCAAACAGGTTTTCTTTGCCTTATAAATAAGCGAATTCTGCTGCAGATTTTATAAGTGATCGACATAGGCGAAATTATGCAGGAACTCaggtaaaaataataaatcaaactAAGGAGAGAAAATCATGATAGAGGGTATTTGTGGACACCAATGAGAACCACCCCTGACCGCAATCATGAAGTGGGTAAAATCTgtgtaaaacattaaaatgacTTAATCGTAACCCTTAAACTAAGTTCAGTGATCTTGactttaattcaaaacaaaaaatacacataaaaagTTGATTATATAGAATAGATTTTTTCTTATCTCTGATATAATACATGCATGCAGTGAGAATATCTCTtgctatcatttttttttctccacaaaatctttaaattgaCCTATATAAGTATCAACATTGCAAAATACTTTAACAAAAAAACTCTCACTGTATAGTTTTACTGTTTTTTTTGTCTTCGCTCCTTTATCATgatattgaataaataattagatCTATTTCCCTTGCAGCAAATAAACCTCCacgaaatcataaaaaataatcgcaAGGGCTCCCACCAATAGCGGATGTGTTCATTAACCAGTAGTCAAGAAAGTACATCCTTTAGTTAGAGTGCATCAAGAACTATCAAAGCAACGAGAACAGTATACTGCACACAGTCAAGTGTCGTTACAGTCTAAATGGCTGGGTATCAAAACCCTATTACTCGGAGCACTTAACCTTAAATGCGTAGACACTAATTTCTATAATTTCACTTCttataatgtatatttacaaCAACTGATGACTATATTGATGGGTTACTGAGAGAGCTGTATGTAAACGCCAACTAAGAGAGAGGGGTTTGGGGTTGAAAATCAAAAGTTTGGAATGTGCTGGGGTTTTTTAAATGATTGCTTGCTAAAACATTCTAGAAATTGCTGAGAGATTTGATAAAAAGGTGAGCTAGAATGAGGTGGCTACTTATAGCTAGTGTGCACTATCTACGCTCTGATACAGCATTTCTACGTCATTTGGCGACAGCTGTAATACTCTGTCCTTGCGTTATTTCTCTCAAGAATCCAGAGCCAGCTGTAAGTTATACACTCAAACCTGGAGCTCGATCTTACTGTATAGAACATAACACACTGCAGCTATCAGTGGCTGTGGTCCAAAGCCTGAGAGACAGGGAGACCCGATCTCTGGGGACAGGAAGGTCTGTCTGATTGACTTGGATGACCCCCAAATGACCTTGAAGTTGCCTTCTTCCACACATGACAAGATATTGATGAGTAATTTATTAAGCTACACATACATACACAGTTAAACCTGAAATTGATGCCAAGGTCAGACACAAATAAAATCCCCCAATGATAACCCATAAAATATAACGGAATCtgcaatacaatttcatttttattaccaGGAATATTTCAGTACCAGTTAAAAATTAGTATTTTTCCTTTAATGACATTTCAATTCCATTCAATGGCTGTATTGTCAAAGAAAACCAAGGAAATAAAAACCCTCCCAGTACAACAATGAAAACTGTCATTCTATGCTGTGCCGGGTGTGTTGTgccttttttatttgtaatcttAATCAAGGCCACATGAGGCATTTCAAAAGAATGTCCGTCACACCACAATCCACACCTGATAAACCCATGTAATGGCTTCTCCAGGTGAGCCTGCCCCGGCCTATCAGAGTAACCTTGaacatgtgtgtgtgtttgtgtcaTAATCCTTTGTGTGTTTATAGTCGCTGTGTACCGTCCGTGACACAGCAAAAATAGACCAGTAAATGAGGCAAGCAATTCGTCTCACTCCAAAACCTAAAACAGAAGCTCTCCAATAtgtaaatacatctacagctaATTCTCCGCGGATCAATCCGCACTTTTTCTGGTAGGTCACTACACAATGGTCCAATTAGCACTGTGGGTTCGATTTTTGTGTGAGATGGGTGCATACACAGCTATTTTAATCAATGTGCGTACTAGAATGGCGGGTCATGTCCTGCTGTTTGTTTCACCCTAAAGTACGAACGGTCTGCACTTTATTCCTGACAGCCCATTTACCATAGCTTGACAACTAGTTCCCGGCCAGCTCacaaaaaacttattttatgaaaactgaaagttaaatgcatttttcaaaatttcattgaagTGACACAATCAGAAAGTCATCAAATTTGTAAGGTGATACAAAATAAACCATTCTAAATCTGCCCCCAGGGGCAGCTTTCACATCAGCCATTTAACATTTGCTGGAGATTTTCCGACATGCAGGAATGCATTCGTTTTACAGATAACTTGGGTACATTTCATTTAAGAACTTTATGTTTTTGGCTTTCACATGCACTTTTAAATCCTCCAGTAAATGATTTCATCAGCTAATATCTACAAGATATCACCATTTATGATCTACTTTTGCTGCCTGGTTTTTGCATACTCTTAACACCTCCCTGTAAATGAGCCCCCATTACCCCGCACTGAACGTTGTCTTTTGTGTCAGGCAATTCATGTCTCCATCAAATCTTTCAGTATGTCATCACATTTGTTGGATTGCTTGCTCACTATCTTTATAACTATATAAGGCTTACATAGACCCCCCTGAGTAATCTTCATGAACTAGCTAAAACATTCTTGATGTCATGTTTATTCTGAACATGTCAGATTAACATTAAACTTGCAGGGCTTCTActtaaataaatgcatatcCTGTTGAATTCCTTCTGAAAGCCGTAATGTTCTAGTTTCCCCATCACACAACACATTAACTATCATTCTTTGTCTTCATGCAGATATTCATTTGTCCCTATATACTACACaatattgttaatttatttatcaacCTCCAGATTACTTCTGGTTTCCAGGGCTGTAAGTATTTTGGCTGTACTAACACATATACTTTTTCAACttctattgttttatatatattctgaTCTGACTCGGCCCTATTTCAGCTATGTTGATTCCTGAGCCAGGGTAATCTCCGGATCATTCGGTGGTTCAATGTTCGACAGGTGAGGTGCATTTACTGTGTAGAGAATGTTCCTCTCTGAGTGGTCAGTTTGGCCTACATAATGACCCTACGGTCTGAGATCTGACCTCGCGGCCATGATAGATCAGGGGTCCCACTTATCTCCGTCCAGTCGAAGGACCTTGAGAGatattcttcaaaatatttgtgtttATGGACCCTCCGTTTATAAACAAGGTCACCAAGGTCACTGTTAGAACCATTTTGTTGATTTACTTTCAAGAGTTGGTTTTACTCAAagtttcaacaatatcattaAGTAGACTGGTCATCATAGATTGGTTTACTATCACAATATCATTAACCACTGTAGAAGTCTATACAAAACTGTAAAGCTATATATATCTGTGTCAGACGTCTGTATAACCTTGGTTTATTATTTACAGGagtcttaaaaataaacaataaagagaCCCACAATAAAGCCAATAATCTTTGTTCATTTCGCTATAACTTTGTGCACTATAGATACACATAATAATGATTATTAAGTCTAGAAAGATAAGACATTAAATAGACTAGAATATTCTTAATTTTCTTGTTCGTTGAAAGCCTTATTTTCCTAACAACCCCAGCTTCATATAAATAGGAACAACTTCATTAACCTATGTATTTAGTTATAATGGCTACCGTGCCccttttttcttataaatactTAAGTCTatcttttcttcatttgaaTACTACAAAAACACATCTCTCTGTTCATAATTAATGTCTATActtaataaatttacaaaatctcCGTAAATATTAACTGGTTCCCTATTCCCTTCAGCTCAGAAGAACCAGTTGATGGACCACTGGATGTCAGACAATTGTGTTACCCTTAAATAAATTGACATCAAGAGTGTTACTATAACTTGTTAGTCACTTCATAATGACCTCTGTGGAGGTGAATCAAGAGAGTGACGAATTCCACATGATTTGATTCGTCTCCCCTTAAAGTTTACCCCCATTTAACTTAGGGTCTTGAAGCAATGGACAAGTGTTTATAGTAAGTAATATTACTCCGGCACACAGCGGTTACCAATTTAAGTCCCAATCCGACCCAAGAGTTTCATGCCTACAAGCTGTCTGTTCTTAATTATCTTTGCCCTATTACCATACGAAAATTCCttgatatatattctttaaatggGTGTTTTTAATTAGAGATTTTTTGTCGAGCTATGTGAATCTTATGTTGGCATTGACTTGGAGCAATGTTTCAGTCCATGATCAATATTTCTCAAATCTTCTTTCCATTACGTCTATTTGTTCTCCTGGTGCTTTGTTCAGAACAGCAGAATCGTTGCACCCTTTCAAACCCAGACAAAACAGAGTTCAATACAATGCAGTTTTCTCATTTGGTTGGTTCAAAGCTTACCCATTACTGTCTAAATGGGTGTAGAAAtgtatttgaacaaaattttgcATGTTCTCAGCccataaaaataatgataaaatggtttttttttcccaaTACCATACTGATAAAAGTCAATTGGATTGTTGCAATGGAGGCTTATGCATTACAACGCAACTAGAGCTCAATTCTGAGAACCCAGCAACTTTGTCAACGCATCAATTGTCTATATCAAcactttactgaaaaaatcAAGGTATTATAGATTTTTTGAAATCAGATGGTCCCATCAGCAAAAccagtaaatatttcaaatgttcGGTAATTTTCCTGATTTAATCGGTCAGAATGACCGGAAATAACTAATTGAAGACTTTAGCCTCTTTAACAAGCACCTGGATTTAAATGTTTGCAGAcatctttaatttgatttaacaaAGTGATGCACACTCTACAAGATCAAATTTTTCACACATTGTTTAGCTAGGctaattaatgaaataatgttATATGAGACACTTTAAAGGTCTCCAACAGTAATTTTAGCTATTTCTTCAGGAGTTTTAAGATCCGAAAACTGCATAtctattatttttcttataagaTTTCAATTTCCTTGAGCACAATTATCAGATATCTTTTAACCCTCTTGGTACTTTGATTGGCTATAACACACATCTATGACCGAGCTTACCTTCCCGAGACATTCCGACTGCGAAGCATTTTTTGAGTCGACAGTACTGACAACTGTTTCTGGTGAACGGCGTGATTTCACATTTCTCCTCATTAGAACATTTGTGTGTCATTCCTTGGGTGATACAGCGGCGGAAAAAAccctaaaaataaaagcaagtcAAAACGTAAAAATTCTGCAATAGGAAACATTCCATACCCTAAATTACTCAATAAGTCATACTGCAAGCTAATTGATGTAATGTCAATCAAACTGAAATATTGAGGAAATCCTTGAATCTAGCTTGATTTGGTCTCAATATCATAGTCTTCTTCAATACCATTAGAAACTGAGTTTATATTAATAGGGAAATAATGAGAGGTTTCAAAACCGTGAAATCATTTTCCTTCATTAGCACCAACTTTTGTAGATTAATAATTCATAGGGatgaaattttgaagatttacttCAGTATTACTAAAAGAAACTTTGTTCCTTAATTCATGTGTTGATTTCTGGGCAAGCTAGGGCGAGGAGTTCCCATGACATCCATTAAAATTGAGACAGTAGTAATACTAAAGATTCTGCAATATTTTTCCTTGCTTTTTCCTACTTTCAATAAATTGCATACATATTTTTCATGATGGCTTTGCTGTATAGTCAACTAATCatacaaaaataatgattttacatTCAAAGAGATATACAATAATAGATTCTGCAGACCTCAGTTGAACATTCAAAAGCCCCAGTTTTAGCAGTCATTGAAATGAGCTTtaaatacatattatttttatcacaaaGGGCTGAACCAATTGCTTTTTTTCAAAGGCCTGAACCCCAGTTAATGAAGACGCAACACGTGTACTTTACTTGAATGTCCGCGACAACCAAACGCATTATCTGACACCAGATCTTGCATCTAATTTTCTTCAGAAGTAATGCTAAAACCATAtcataattcaaaatcaatCGCAACAGGATACAgtgtaattcaaataaaaaaaaaagtccctatcatttatatatatgatgaCTTTCTGCACTACAGAACTGTGGAAAACAATagtaaaacagttagattttcCAAATTGTGTCGCAAGAGAATATTCTTCGGAATCCATCAAAAATTTCACGATTCCCTCTAAAATTGGCTTCCAAGACAATTGACGTAACGAAATCCGAAAATACCAGCCCGAGTATAATGACCTTTTTACACTCCACTTTCATTCTGCACTtcacagaaatttaaaaaaaggtattAAAGATGATCTAAATGATTTGcttaattatgaataatgtaACATTTCTTTCATCAGGGCTTCAAAGCCTCTTTGCCTGGATATTAGCAGCATAATCCAGTAGATCCTGCCCTTTGAATCTCTCaatgcctttttttttaattggatgCAATCTtagataaaacttttattttcaggCCATCTCTAACAGACTGAAATAAACAGCCATTAACCTCTTCACTTCTCCCCTGAACTTTGTAACATGGTGCTTGGGTGATGCATCCTAATCCCCCCAAAACAAAGGTCCGTTAACACAGACTTTCTCAATGTGGAAGGCAGCCATTCGGCTACAGAAACATAGACCACTACACAGGCAGGGAGGGAGTCTAACAAACAGGGCTGGTCTATCAAGATTATTATCTTTCCATATTTGTAGATTCCTGAATTACTACAAGGTCTGTCTGTCCAAAAGAAATTCAATCCTTAGAACAAATCCAAGAGGCAGCATAACCATCATCTAGCCAACAACTTGTAAAAATGCAACTCAAAATCAAAGCATTGTGGACTTCATTGTCAACGGTTGATTGTTCAAGTCCAATTAACTCATGATAACTGTTATTTAATGCTAACTAATGATAACAATTAGCTTCTCTCCTCCTCTTTCAGTGTATTTTTTGCttagtttgaaataaaaagcaaTTATTTGCCTTCTTCAGTTCTTTTGTCTTACAGGatacatgaaaatcaaaaccTTTCCTATTGACATAATTAATGCAGCACtggtatcaaataaaaactGTCCAGTAAATTCAACTTATAGATGGGCCAATTTTATTGCTAACTTAAATGTGGTCTATAGTTTTAATCTGAAAtagtatactgtggaatcatttttgtttgtgggggtcaatgtttgttGGTAGCCAAACTTTTCCTGGTTTGTGGGGACATAATTTCATTGGTAGTGTAATTGggacaattttaaagaatagtaAACATATACTTGTAGATACGTTCGAGgtgatgtaaatttgtgggcaagggttacccattAAAGCCACGAATATTGGTCCtccacgaacaatgatgattctacagtatgacttaaataattaagttaaaaaaaattatgttttaattaataccGGTAAATTGTTCACAgtataaaaatttgatacttaAACAGTTTAATCTTATAATATCAAACATGATATATTAAAGACAGAAAATTCCCTGtgaattttatgttaaaatcCAGATGAATGCtcttttcttataaattttaCATCAAAAACAATTGGCTGTGTATTCAAGAAATGCCAATGCCTGGAGTTTATCATTTTTCTACATATAGAAATGA
This genomic interval carries:
- the LOC105321080 gene encoding nuclear receptor ROR-beta isoform X3 yields the protein MCFYSNCSRLPPLGLDMDVHSSVVPSSASAHDLQHKAMMSFNSGNSMHGNDPGMSIPSSVTGGNSGPDHNPTVTSSNMGSLPMSLVKNSVKAPTCKVCGDESSGFHYGVDSCEGCKGFFRRCITQGMTHKCSNEEKCEITPFTRNSCQYCRLKKCFAVGMSREASRLGRRPKRLKDPSSDARGHGGNLPIAPYPTSPQELQRMRMADLQKVLQQNGTFKAELMQAFLQAAQVSFREHQRNPSNGQQPPQQQRPQQHGPPHQMTTQMSTGEVNGNVNGHDSGYSSFSSPVSSKSQSPITNDNLGEKFNGNQPMAVSTGDMMLEEIDNLTMNIKSEPGSNFSNCSSLDSSTDLLAQMDLKVLNQMNEKMFMDPSTLLFESSFSPPEATCKLEPDSPSVTDVMSMGRMNPDCNISDQNSCTGSSSSAGKELCLDIDEEEIVETDATKLLEEVRQGPTDVRRALIEQVTESVVEAHFQTCNPTYQNVAEANDRFAEKMASGDLPDFSKLVINPNSIWQQFVSQMVPEITLVVKFCKKIPGFGEIDQEDQINLIKQGSFEVMLCRFCNLVDYKKGMMFDPEMKIKCPRSMVKMLPMGEFMDEFFNVAEMFNPLKLTDGEIGLFTSTLIICPERKGIKNVRAVRKLQSLLFQCLYALIKKNHFDYDNVFMKAVSTMRTFKVVNLKHRIALNSMQMQAPSKDMFPPLHCEVFEHGECSTENSKKS